From the Brachybacterium sillae genome, the window CCGCCGGGGAACTGCCCGAACCCGCCCCGGAGGCGACCCCGGGCAGTGAGCGGTCAGCGGCCGGTCAGGCCTGAGCGCACCAGCCCCGCCGCGAGCAGATCCGCCACCGCGGAGTCGACGAACTCCCGGCTGCGAGGGTGGGCACCGATCTGCGCCACCAGCCGGGCGTCGAGCTGGTCCTCGGTGGCCGGGCCGCTCTCCTGCAGCAGGGACCACAGCGCCGCCCCCAGACCGGTGACGGTGCTGACCTTCCCCCGGGCGAGCACCAACAGGGCGTCCTCGACGAACAGGGCCTGGGTGAAGGGGCAGATGTGCAGCAGCCTCTCCCCCTCGGCGGGACCGGCGGCCAAGGGGGGCAGATCCTCGGCGCTCTGCCCGTCGACGAGCTCGACCTCCTCCACCAGCGGCGCAGGAGCCTGCTCCAGCAGGCGTGAGAGGTGCTCGGATTCGGAGTAGACGACCTCCAGGGCACCGCCGACGGACTGCAGCAGGCGGCACAGGGTGCCCAGCGGGTCCGGCACCCGCCAGGCGGACGAGGACTGCTCGATGATCCGCGGCAGCGCCTGCACCAGGGGAACGCGGCGCACCGTGTCCTCCTCGGGCAGGTCCTCCGGGAGGGGCCGCCCGCCCAGGGCGGCGGATCCGGGTCGGCCCGGGCGGGGTGGGGCGTTCCGGTCGCGCCGGCGGGACAGCAGCACCACCTGGCTGGGGGCACCGATCTCGTCGGCCAGCCGCAGGTCGAGGTCGGCGAGCGCGAGGTCGTGCTTCTCCCAGCCCTCTTCGCGCACCACCCGCGAGACCGGTTTCGCGTACGCCTCGATCTCGAAGGTGTCCGGGTCGAGGATCGCCAGCTCGTCGGAGACGTACCGGCCCTCCCGGGCCAGTCGGCTCGTGGCCGTGGACTTCCCGGCACCGGAGGGGCCGATCAGCAGCACGGTGCCCAGACGCGGGTGGCGCACCACCCCGGAGTGCAGCAGCACGCGGCGGCCCAGCAGAGCGGAGAGGATCTCCCGGGTCACGTCCCCGCTGAGTGTGTACGCGACGGCGCCCGTCGCGGTGCGGTCCTCCTCCCCGCGGGCGGGCACCTCCACGGTGGCGAGGTCGGGTCGCGGATCGTCCTGGGTGATCAGCAGGTGGGCCCACAGGTCCCGCAGCCGGTCGGCGACCCCCGGGCGGGTATCGAACACCTCGACGCGGACGGGACCGCCGGGCACGTCGAGCCGCAGCACGACCGGGGTGGCGTCGGCGCTCATGCCGCGCCTCCCTTCTGCTCCTCGGCGGTCACGACACCCAGCCGCGCCATCAGCGGCAGGAACTCCTCGACGATCTGTTCGGCGTCGTCCGGGGCATCGGGGACGTACGTGCGCAGCCGCCGCGTGAGCTCCGCCGCGTCGAGCGGTTCCCCGGCCTCCGCCAGCACATCCAGCAGCAGCGGGCCGATGCCCTCCAGCCGTCCGATGGGACCGTCGGGCATGGGGGCGATCCAGCGTCCGCCCTGCGGGTCGTCCTCCCAGGCCACGAGGGCCGCGCGGTACCGCATCACGGCACGCTCGCCTGCACCAGACGGCCGGTGCCTCCGGCGCGCAGGGGGCCGTCGACGGCTCCGAGGAAGAGGGCCTCACCGCCGTGCAGGGTGCGGCGCCCGGCGTCGGTCTCGACCAGCAGCTGGCCGTCAAGCGCCAGGAGGATCCGCGGCCCGGAGCCCGGCACCCGGTGGCGGGGCTGGAAGCGGCCGCGGCCGTCCTCCAGGGTGATCATCGACAGCTCGAAATCGTCGGTGGGGGCGTAGTAGGCGGCGGTGGTGGCCGTCAGATGCTCGGGCGCCACCCGCAGCGGCGGCGCCGCCACCACGGAGACGCATTGCAGCATCTCGTCGGCGTCGACCTTCTTCGGGGTCAGGCCCGCCCGCAGCACGTTGTCGGAACTGGCCATGATCTCCACCCCGAGGCCGTCGAGGTAGGCGTGGATGGCTCCGGCCGGCACGTACATCGCCTCTCCGGGCTGCAGCGTCACCGGGTTCAGCAGCAGTGCCGCCACCACCCCGGGGTCACCGGGGAAGTTCTCGTGCAGCGTCGCGACGATGCGGTCGATCCGTGGCGAGGGCGAGGTGCCGGCGGCGAGACGGCTGGCGCAGGCCGCCACGACCTCCTGCACCTGCGCGGCGTCGGGCCGCAGCGCCGGGGTGACGAGCATCCGGAACGCGGCGCGCATCCCGTGGGCGTTGGGGTGGGCGCGCAGCAGCCCCAGCATCCGTTCACTGACGACCGCTCCGAGGCCCTCCAGCAGCAGCGCCGCCTTGCGGGGCGTGCGGAACCCGCACAGCGCCTCGAAGGTGGTCAGGGCCAGCACCATCTCCGGCTTGTGGTTGGCGTCGCGGTAGTTGCGCTCCGGGGCGTCCAGCGGCAGTCCGGCCGCGTTCTCCGCGGCGAAGGATTCCGCGGCGTGCTCCCGGGTCGGATGCACCTGCAGGGACAGTGGCTTCGCCGGGGCGATCACCTTCAGCAGGAACGGCAGTCGGCCGCCGAAGGCATCGGACACGGTCTCGCCCAGCAGGCGTCGGGGGTCCCGGGCGATCGCCACATCGAGGGTGCGGTCCCCCGCCACCCGGGAGGGCGCGGTCGGGTGCGCCCCGTACCAGACCTCGGCCCAGGGACGGCCGTCGGGCTCCTGCCCGAGGAAGGCGGGGAGGGCTGTCTCGGACCCCCACGCGTAGTGCTGCAGGGCACCCGTCAGGTCCCACATCGTCCGGATCCTCCTCCCCCCGGGGCGGTCCCTAGTATGGGCACATGCCCCGAGATGTGCATATTCCGACCGGTGTGAGGCTGCGCCTCACCCACGCGCTGCTGGAACATCTGGCGCAGGAAGCCGGGGTGCGGGTCCTGCACGTCAAGGGAGAGGCGCTGGACCCGGTCCTCGCGCGGGGCCGTGGGACCTCCTCCGACAATGACCTGCTGGTGGACCCGGCCGGGGTGCCCGCGATGATCGAGGTGCTCACCCGGCACGGCTGGACATTGATGACGCAGTTCGCCTTCGGCAGCGTGTTCGCGCACGCCGCCACCTACTACCACCCGAGCTGGGGCACCGTGGACCTGCACCGCTCCTACCCGGGCCTCGATCGCGACCCCGTCGCCACCTTCGAGTGGATGTGGGAGCACCGCGAGCAGCGGGAACTCGGTGGCGTCGCCTGCGCGGTGCCCGACCTGACCGGCCAACGACTGATCCTGCTCACCCATGCGGCGCGGGACGCCCTGGGGCGCCGTCCGCATGACGTGCGCGTGGCCTGGGAAGAGCTCACCCCCGCTGAACGCGCGGAGCTGGATGACATCGCCGACCGGCTGGGTGCGAGGGTCCCGATGGCCTACGCGACGGGCCGACCGGAGCGGGCCGCGGGACGGCCGGGAGAGCACACCTGGCTGGCGTTGATGCGCGAGGAGAATCCGACGCTGATGTGGATCGCCCAGCTGCGGGACGCCCGCGGGCTGCGCGGCCGCGCGTCGGTGTTGGCGGCGGCTATGCATCCGAATCCCGATCGGCTAGCGATTAGCCTCGGCCGGAAACCGACGCCGCAGGAGCTGCGCCGGGAGTCGGTGGTGCGGTGGGGCCGGGCTGCGCGGCGTCTGAGCTCGGTGGCACGGGCGAGGTGGGCGCAGCAGATACCGGGCCGCGGGAGCTCCCGCCGATCCTGAAGTCGTGGGGGCGCGCGCCGCCAGCACGTTCGTGGGCCGCGAGGGCGCGGACCACCCGGGCACGGGCATCACGCTGGCGGGCCCAGCGGTACAGCGCCAGGCCGACGACGGTGCCGAGCACCGCCCCGAGAGTGTTCGTGACGACGTCCCCGATATCCGGGGTGCGGGTGCCGATGCCCGACTGGTAGATCTCCACGGTGCTGCTGAGGGCGAGCCCCAGCGTCGGCCACCACCATCGCGGCAGCAGAGCGGCGAGTGCCGCGAACGGTGGGATGAACAGCAGCACGTTGGCGAAGGCGGCGAACATCTCGGGGGTGAGGCCGGTGATCGGCAGCACCGTCACCACGCGCACCCAGATGGCGACGTTCAGCCGGTTCACCGCCCAGCCGTCGCTGGCGAGAAGCAAGACCGCAGCGGCCACGGGGTAGGTGAGCAACAGGGCGACGGCGGCCAGGCGCAGGGCCCGCAGACGCGGTCCGGAGCTGAAGGCGCGGGACTGCTGGTCGGGCATCTCAGTACGCCCCGGAGGGCGCGAGCACGGCCCGGACGGTGCGCAGCAGGATCTGCATGTCCTGCGTGAACGACCAGTTGTCGACGTAGTAGAGGTCCAGGCGCACGGTCTCGTTCCACGAGAGGTCACTGCGGCCGGAGACCTGCCACAGGCCGGTGATCCCGGGGCGGACGGTGAGGCGGCGGCGGGCATCGTCGTCGTAGGCGTCGACCTCATTGGGCAGCGCCGGGCGTGGGCCCACCAGGCTCATGTCCCCGCGCAGCACGTTCCACAGCTGCGGCAGTTCATCCAGCGAGTAGCGGCGCAGGAACCACCCGGCCGGGGTGATGCGGGGGTCGTCGGCCATCTTGAACATGACGTCGTTGCCGCGATCCTGCCCGCCCTCGGCGAGCATCCGCTTCAGACGTTCCTCGGCGTCGGTGACCATGGAGCGGAACTTCAGAAACTCGAAGGGCTCGCCGCCGCGGCCCACGCGCTGCTGCCGGAAGATGATCGGGCCGCCGTCGGTGAGCTTCACGGACAGGGCGATCACCAGCAGCAGCGGGGACAGCACCAGCAGCAGACCGGCGCTGGCGACGATGTCGAACAACCGCTTGGACCACTTCAGCGAGGCGGTGGCCCGCGGAAGGTCCATGTGGACCAGCGGAAGACCCGCCACGGGGCGCATGCGCACGCGGTCGCTGGCGACCTCCGTGAGAGCGGGCACCACGATCACGTCGATCGCGAGGTCCTCCAGCTGCCAGGCGGTGCGGCGAAACTCCTCGGCACTGGCGGCAGACCCGGCGGTGAACAGCAGAACGGCGGGGCGTTCGCGGCGCACCAGCTCCAGCAGATCCGTCTCATCGCCGAGGATCGGGTAGGGGCAGTCCAGGCAGCTCGTCGCATCACCCGGGGGCACGATCACACCGGTGATCTCGTACCCCAGCCAGGTCTCGCGCTGCAGGGTGCTGGCGATCCCGGAGATATGCGGGAGAGTGCCGACGGCCACCACGGCCTGGCGGAAGTGGCCCCGGGTGCGGGAGCGGTTGATAATCAGCCGCCCGATGTACCGGTTGAGCAGCAGCAGCACCGGGCCGACGAGGAAGAACACCACGAAGTAGGCACGGGAGAGCTCGATGCCCATGAGGTACATGGCGGTACCGGTGATACCGGCCGCCGCGAGGCTCGCGTGCAGCACGTTGCGGAAGATCTCCGGCCCCGAGGTGAGCAGGCGCGCGGAGTAACCGCCGAACAGGGAGATCGCCGCCAGCCACGCGGCCAGCAGGATCCAGGAACCGACCGCGACATTCTCAGAGAGGTCACCGGCGTGCCCCAGTCCGGGAACGGACTGGCGCAGCACGTACGCCAGGAGCATCGCCAGGCTGAGCATGAGGAGGTCCGCCGCCACCAAGCAGCCCGCCGCCAGACGCCGCAGGTGACGGATACGGTCGAAACTGGAGAAGCGCTGATCGGGGAGTACACCCTGCACGGAGGCGGGGTCCACGGCTCCGTTCGCCGACGGCGACGCCACGGCATCGTCGATCACTGCCACGGAGACCTCCGTTTCCCCTGAGAACACATCAAACCCTGACCTGCACCACTGCGCACCAGTATCCACCGAGTAGCCATCGAGGCCACGGGCGACGCCGGACACATCACGTCGCCACAGCAGTGTACGGAATGCCCGGTTCAGAGGGTGCGGCCAACCCATCGAGGAGGCCCCTTCGCAAGCCACCGAAGGCCACCACACTGAACGGACACGCCTCGACGGTCGTGGATACCCTCAAACGAGCGACACCGGTGCGATGGAACCCCGCCGGCCCACCGTCCGTAGGAGGCACAGGCCCACGCCAGCGCACACCGACGACCCAAACCAGCGCGTCTTAGAGGCAAGCTGACTCACTGCGCTTTAGGCCGTTTCGCAGCGCCATCCGCTGTGAGCATTAATCGACCCTGAGGTCGAGGAACTCATCCGACTACAATGACAAACACGTCCGCCGACACACCGCATTCCACTACTACCAGGCCACGCCGGGGCGCCTGCCACCACTGATAGAACCCTCGCGGC encodes:
- the manA gene encoding mannose-6-phosphate isomerase, class I, with translation MWDLTGALQHYAWGSETALPAFLGQEPDGRPWAEVWYGAHPTAPSRVAGDRTLDVAIARDPRRLLGETVSDAFGGRLPFLLKVIAPAKPLSLQVHPTREHAAESFAAENAAGLPLDAPERNYRDANHKPEMVLALTTFEALCGFRTPRKAALLLEGLGAVVSERMLGLLRAHPNAHGMRAAFRMLVTPALRPDAAQVQEVVAACASRLAAGTSPSPRIDRIVATLHENFPGDPGVVAALLLNPVTLQPGEAMYVPAGAIHAYLDGLGVEIMASSDNVLRAGLTPKKVDADEMLQCVSVVAAPPLRVAPEHLTATTAAYYAPTDDFELSMITLEDGRGRFQPRHRVPGSGPRILLALDGQLLVETDAGRRTLHGGEALFLGAVDGPLRAGGTGRLVQASVP
- a CDS encoding nucleotidyltransferase family protein, whose translation is MPRDVHIPTGVRLRLTHALLEHLAQEAGVRVLHVKGEALDPVLARGRGTSSDNDLLVDPAGVPAMIEVLTRHGWTLMTQFAFGSVFAHAATYYHPSWGTVDLHRSYPGLDRDPVATFEWMWEHREQRELGGVACAVPDLTGQRLILLTHAARDALGRRPHDVRVAWEELTPAERAELDDIADRLGARVPMAYATGRPERAAGRPGEHTWLALMREENPTLMWIAQLRDARGLRGRASVLAAAMHPNPDRLAISLGRKPTPQELRRESVVRWGRAARRLSSVARARWAQQIPGRGSSRRS
- a CDS encoding sugar transferase, which gives rise to MAVIDDAVASPSANGAVDPASVQGVLPDQRFSSFDRIRHLRRLAAGCLVAADLLMLSLAMLLAYVLRQSVPGLGHAGDLSENVAVGSWILLAAWLAAISLFGGYSARLLTSGPEIFRNVLHASLAAAGITGTAMYLMGIELSRAYFVVFFLVGPVLLLLNRYIGRLIINRSRTRGHFRQAVVAVGTLPHISGIASTLQRETWLGYEITGVIVPPGDATSCLDCPYPILGDETDLLELVRRERPAVLLFTAGSAASAEEFRRTAWQLEDLAIDVIVVPALTEVASDRVRMRPVAGLPLVHMDLPRATASLKWSKRLFDIVASAGLLLVLSPLLLVIALSVKLTDGGPIIFRQQRVGRGGEPFEFLKFRSMVTDAEERLKRMLAEGGQDRGNDVMFKMADDPRITPAGWFLRRYSLDELPQLWNVLRGDMSLVGPRPALPNEVDAYDDDARRRLTVRPGITGLWQVSGRSDLSWNETVRLDLYYVDNWSFTQDMQILLRTVRAVLAPSGAY